GCCACCGTGCTGGCGCGCGACGCGGTGACGTGGCGCGCCGCGCTGGGCTCGACGACGCTCGCACGCGGCACCGTGGCCGGCGGCGGGACAATTGAAGCCGCCGCCGCGCCGGCCGCCCGCGGCTGGACGTCGGGTGTGATCGAGCTGCCGCCGGACGAGTTGCGCGCCGACGACGCGCGCCCCTTCGCGCTGCATGTCGGCCCGGCCCCCGCGGCGCGCGTCGATGCGTCCGCCGGGGCGTTCGCGCGCACGGCGCTGGCGGCGCTGGCCGCGGATGGTCGGGTGCGCGAAGGAAACGGCGTGACGGTTGCCGGCGCGGAGAGCGGCACGGCGTTGCCGGCGCTGCTGACCGCGCCCAGCGACCCGGCGCGCGTGGCGCTCGCCAATCGCGCGCTCGAGCGCGCGCGAATTCCGTGGCGCTTCGGTGAACGTCGTGCGGGACCCGTGCCGATGCGCGGGGACGGCCTCGACGGCGCGAGCGCCTTGCGCTACTACGCGCTCGAGCGGGTCGGCGCCGCGCCGTCTGACACGCTGGCCAGGGTGGGCGTCGAGCCGGTCATCGTCGCCGGGGAGGGGTGGGTGCTCACGGCCTTCGCGCTCGACCCGGCGGATACCGACCTGCCGGTGCGCGCGCCCTTTCTGCCGTGGCTCGATCGCACGATCGCGCGGCGCCTGGCCGCCGATGCCGGGCCGGTGATCGACACGTCGCCGCTCGCGTGGATTGCGCGCCCGGCGTGGGCGACGGGGCTCGAGGCGCCGGACGGCACCGTGCTCGCACTCGACGGCGCGCGGTTCCGCGCGAGCGCGGCCGGAGGGGTCTACTTCCTGCGACGCGGTGCGGAGCGGGCCGGCGCGGTGGTGGTGGCCGCCGAGAGCGGCGAGTCGGTGCTGGAGCGCGCGAGCGCGGCCTCCATCGCGTCGCGATTCGCCGGCGGTGAGGCGTCGGGGACGGACGACGTCGCGCG
This Gemmatimonadaceae bacterium DNA region includes the following protein-coding sequences:
- a CDS encoding BatA domain-containing protein: MSFLAPFALLLGLAAALPLWLHLRRRKVEMRLDFPAVRYLLRAEQEHARELKVRNVLLMALRVAIVLLLALAAARPLARLGVGGHGPTALAVVLDNSMSTGAVVGGRPVLAGLQEAAHAVLERARSSDRLWVVTADGAVTGGAASVVGAAVDHITSGAGAGDLPAAVRTAAALASGAGLPAARVVVVTDGQASAWPAQLPRPSAPLLLYAPGTPPPANRAVTRAVADPPHWAPRGVVRATVLARDAVTWRAALGSTTLARGTVAGGGTIEAAAAPAARGWTSGVIELPPDELRADDARPFALHVGPAPAARVDASAGAFARTALAALAADGRVREGNGVTVAGAESGTALPALLTAPSDPARVALANRALERARIPWRFGERRAGPVPMRGDGLDGASALRYYALERVGAAPSDTLARVGVEPVIVAGEGWVLTAFALDPADTDLPVRAPFLPWLDRTIARRLAADAGPVIDTSPLAWIARPAWATGLEAPDGTVLALDGARFRASAAGGVYFLRRGAERAGAVVVAAESGESVLERASAASIASRFAGGEASGTDDVARIAARAWSDKSPRPILAALLLAVLALLALETWVSRRDAAETG